Proteins encoded together in one Impatiens glandulifera chromosome 1, dImpGla2.1, whole genome shotgun sequence window:
- the LOC124924645 gene encoding F-box only protein 6-like encodes MSPKIWGKFPEDLFEVVGARLPVATFFRFLSVNRKWNSILTSHTFRDRYDKIPITQPWLYVVTHKNAAMYDPSSNKWYHLKNHYFQEKLAIVPVASVGGIVCFVNLLQTRFFVGNPLTQTLKELPARSKINWPIAVVGMWMYGKSIVEGYKIICINGELGQYIIFDSIKNTWYESGVMPAIRMLPLYLSFLPQAISIDDCLYFTCSNPEGIISYNMLSGVWNHFLVPNPCVLIANRFLVECGGRIMLVGLMESEIESCVSVRIWELQKMTLLWKEFDRMPSEWCLGLNRKNTIHMIMICIGNKDMIMLSFVSEKMNKFVTYDVLKKEWLQVSGSIRTRQRLEHGITFYPCITATV; translated from the coding sequence ATGTCACCTAAGATATGGGGAAAATTCCCAGAAGACCTCTTTGAAGTGGTTGGGGCGAGACTCCCAGTGGCTACCTTCTTTCGTTTTCTTTCGGTTAATAGAAAATGGAACTCCATATTGACTTCCCATACCTTTCGAGACCGATATGATAAAATTCCCATCACCCAACCATGGTTATACGTTGTCACCCACAAAAACGCAGCCATGTACGATCCCTCTTCAAATAAATGGtaccatttaaaaaatcattatttccAAGAGAAGTTGGCTATTGTCCCTGTTGCTTCTGTTGGCGGTATTGTTTGTTTTGTCAATCTTCTTCAAACACGTTTCTTCGTGGGTAACCCGCTTACTCAGACACTCAAGGAGCTTCCTGCTAggtcaaaaattaattggcctatAGCAGTCGTTGGAATGTGGATGTATGGAAAATCTATAGTCGAGGGCTACAAGATCATTTGCATCAATGGGGAGTTGGGCCAATACATAATTTTTGACTCTATCAAGAATACATGGTATGAATCAGGAGTCATGCCGGCGATTAGAATGTTGCCGTTGTATTTGAGCTTTCTCCCGCAGGCTATCTCTATAGACGATTGTCTTTACTTCACGTGTTCGAATCCAGAAGGTATAATCTCCTACAATATGTTGTCGGGAGTTTGGAATCATTTTTTAGTCCCGAATCCTTGTGTTTTGATTGCTAACCGATTTCTCGTGGAATGTGGGGGGCGGATCATGCTCGTTGGTTTGATGGAAAGTGAAATAGAATCATGTGTTTCTGTTCGCATTTGGGAGTTACAAAAAATGACGTTACTATGGAAAGAGTTCGACAGGATGCCAAGTGAGTGGTGCTTGGGATTGAACCGGAAGAACACTATCCACATGATTATGATTTGTATAGGTAACAAAGACATGATCATGTTGTCATTTGTATCTGAAAAAATGAACAAGTTTGTTACTTATGATGTTTTGAAGAAAGAATGGTTGCAAGTTTCGGGGTCTATAAGGACGCGTCAAAGGTTAGAACATGGAATCACATTTTATCCTTGCATTACAGCAACAGtttaa